The Endozoicomonas sp. 4G DNA segment AAGGCAGCAACATGATATAGAAGCGGCGCAGTGGGAAATTCGCAGCCTTGAGACCTTTGAGGCCATGTCACAGAACCGGCAACAGATGACCATGGTTGAATACCGTCACTGGCTGGAACATAACATGGCTGAATTCACGGGTCTGCGCCATCATCCGCAACTGACCGCCCCGATACAGTGGGAGCAGCAAGGGGTGCAGCTCAGTGGCAGGGTTTGCCACAGGAAAGCCGGGTGCTTCAAAAAAACCTGGCTTTCAGGCATCACAGCCCTGAGCGAAGCAGATAACCCTGGCGCACTCCAGAACCAGAATGCGCTGATGGTGCTTTTGGATGGTATTGCCGATTTGGAAAAACTTCGTCGGCAGACGCTAGCAGATATTCAGGCTCAGCAGCAACAGACACCGGATGAAAACCTGCTGTTCACTGCCCTGGAAACCCTTGGTCGGGGTGAAGACCCGCTGACCCAGGGTATTGAGCAGGCAACGGAAAGTATGGTCAGAGTCTCTTACCAGCACTTTCCAGAAGGAACTGAACGGGTTCTTCATGCTCTAAGTCGTGTCGATAGCGCCATGGATGCCGTGGTGGAGTTTATCGACGACAGCACTGGCAACCGGGTCAGTGCCGTCTGGCAACAACTGGACGAAATCACTCAGGCTCGTATACTGGGAGCCGGGAAGGTGCTTTCGGTGCTGGTGCCGGTTGCCAAAGTGAGGGCTTTGGCTGAGCTGGCCAGAGTACCGTCACCTGCGCTGAAGAAAGATGGCTGGCATCCGGACAGTGTGGAGGCTCGGCATAAGGAATGGCAGGAGTTTTATTCTCCAGATAGGAGAATACCAGGAGCTTCAGAGTTTGAAGCATCACTATTTCGAATGTCTTCCGGAGAAAGGGTTGCTCATATTAAAGTTACTCTTAAAGTGGTTGCACAGAACTACGGCTGGGTGAAAGACAATAAGATCAGTAAAATGAATGATCGAGACGTTTACAAAGGAAACGATGGCTTTTTGTATTCCATTGATAGTCAGCATGGTAGGTTTGAAAAAAATGATCCAAAAAGCGGTAAACATATAGATGAGGTTGATATTGACTTAAATCCTGTTGAGAAAAAATATGACAGCTCAGGACAGCATGATCTGAAGGTTAAGTAATGAAATGGATGAAACTTGTTGATTGTAATATGGATTGGTTTTCACATGGCACTGTTTTCAGAGTACCAGGAAAATATCCATATGAAAATCTAGTCGACTTTATGGTTTATGACCCAGCCATGATAGACAGAGGGCAAGGGTTGATGGTTAGTTCCGGATATAAGGCAGGTCTGATTTTAGTCTTACTACCAAAAGAATCATCAATTAAAGACAGCCTTTACAGGCGCTCTATAGAGAAGAACTGGCTTATCGAGAACTGGTCCCAATGGGTATACCCTGAATGTCCTGTATCAGAGGTTTACGTATCTGAAGGTTATAAAGCCGATCCTTTATAAATTGCTATGGCGGATCATGCCCCCGCATCACCTCCAACCTTTCCTCACCCATCTCCCAAGGCAACCACTCGGATAAATCATCCGGCGGCTGTCGGTTATTATCGGCACAGGCCTGAAGGTAACCGCTCAGCCAGGTGTGAAGATTGATACCCCAGAGATTCAGCGTCACGAAAATAGAAAACAGCCAGGCAGTCAGCTGACCACTCCACTCACTGCCTGCACCATAATAGTTCTTGCGCCCCACAACAGGGTTGTGTAATGCTCGCTCGGCGGCATTATTATCCAGTGGAATACCCGGATCATCCACAAACCGGGTCAGATCTTCCCAGTGCCGCTGAAGACTCTTGAGGACTTTCGTGGGTTTCTTCCTTAACCGTGGGCGGGGCAGTAGTGAGAACGGCAGACTGGGACATGCCAGAGCTGTAGTAGACAATGGCTGAATATCCGTGTGTTCACCGAACACTTACAAGTGTCTAACGAGGGTTTTACTGTTAACTAAAACGAGAGTACAACACTCTGAAACAGAGTCCTCTCGAAAACGTCAAAGCTTAAAAATCGTACTTCATTCTCAGGAAGTAGTTCTGGGCTTTGTAGTCTGAACTCTTGTTCAGTTCATAACCCACAACAAAGCTCATGTTGTCGTTGCGACGGTAGGTCACGTTGGCTGAAACCTGATAGCGGTTCTTGACGGCATCGGCTCCCTTATAGGGCTCTTCTTTGCCGGGCAGAAGCAGATAACTCGTTGTGGTTTCTACCACATCACCCTTGAAATCATGCCAGGCCATCAATCTCAGGGAAGGCTCGACTTCACCCTTGCTGACCCTGAAAGCCTGACTCAATTCAACGCCAGCACCCAGCTCAACCTTTTGATACTTCTGGCTGTCGACATCCATGGCAAAACCGGTGGCATATTTGTCTTCTTCTTTGAAGGCTTCACTTTTGACCATGGTGTAGTTGAAACCTAGCATTGGCACCATCTTCATCGCACCAAAGTTCTGGCTCATTCCTAATATAGTGGTCAGGCCGTACTGATGACTGGTGTAATCTGAAGTGATCGGGGCATCAACAAAGCCATCGATGTACCGGCTGCGCTGGTTGTTACTGCGACCGATGTTAATCACACCGTCCAGGAACCAGTTTTCCTGCTCCCAGGAACCGTAAACGCTGAGCTGGTAGTTTTTGATGGTGGAGTTGTCATTCGAGTTATGTTTGTCGATATCAGCATTGGCGACAGTGAACGCGGCTCCCACCAGATAGTCATCGTTGATAGTGGTTTCGGTGCCCAGTGTCAAACCATTCAGATCGGCATCAAAACCGAAAAGCTGGTCGCCACCGTCGTTTTTGCGATCATCCTGAGTGATGTCTGAACCCAGAACCTGCAACCAGAAACCCTGACTGGTGTAACTGCCACCGTAGGCAAGCCCGTTTTCTGGCGCTTCATCTTCCTGAACCGCCCTGACGTGGCTCAGGACGTTGGTCTTGACCTTGGTTTCTACCGTCACGTTGGTCGTCTGGATGGCATCGGAGTTGTTGACTTTACTCTCTCTGGCGAGTTCAGCCAGTTTGTTCACATCCGTAATATTGGCGATGGTGTTGTAAAAGTTATTGAAGCTTGTGGAGTTGGTGGGATCCTGAGTGATCACTGCCATCATAGCCGCCAAAGCTTTTTCAGTGGAGGCACCAGCACCTTCTTTTGCAATCATTTCCTGAAGTGACTCGCGGGTTCTTGGTGTCACGTCTACTTCCAGAGCATCGTTATCCAGTGTGATTTCGGAAACATCAATCAGTACAGAGTGCTCAACGGGTATATCAGAAACATCGCCGGAAACATCCAGATTGGTGTTGGCTTCAATGATTTTTGCATCTTGCACAGCCTCGCCTAATTCCATGACTTCCTGAGAAGGAATAATTTTCAACTTCGAGCCTGAGTCAATAGTGGCAGTACCGGTGACAACCAGAGCGGGATCGGTGTCGGAGTCAGTATCCAGCTCTGTTATGATAAGTCCTGTTGGATCAACCGTCAGATCACCCTCGATGGTTTGTGATCCAGACTTATCAAAGCTGGTTGTACCGTAGATTTTGACGTTGGCACCATCGGATTCATGTTTGATATCACCTTGGAAACGGGTGACGTCCGAACCGGTGTTACCGACTGTAATGGTTTCAACATTCTCAATATCGCCAGTGAATGTGGTGTTACCGCCTGTGTTCAGAGTATCGCCGCTGTGGGCAGCAGAACCCAGCACTTTACCCTCTATCGTACCGTTATTGACACTCATGAGGAGGTCACCACCGGCACCGCTGAAGTCAACGGCAGTATCACCATTTGATTGCAGCTTACCGCCCTTAACGACGATCGCAGCATCCTCTCCCAGCTTACCGCCTTCGGTTGCTTTAATGGCTGTTTTACCATGCAGTACCCCGGTGATGGTAACGGTACCTAACAGCTCTTCTTCAATTCTGTAAGCATCCCCGTCTTCGACCTGAATAGTACCGCCGAGTTTGGTATCTCCAACATCGATCTGAATAACGCTGGCGTCGCCGTTACTCAGCAGAATACCGTGGGCTGAACCTTTAGCGCTCAGTCTGCTGAGTGCAGACATATTCACAGCGTAACCGGAATTGGTGTCACGATAGAGCAGAACGGCTTTGCCTTCCGGGTTGTCGAGATTGATACTGACGGCCTGGTATAGCGTGCCCTGAACGTAGAAAGTCCCGTTATCGGCATCCAGAATGAAGGCGTACTCGTCAGTCGCTCCAGCATTAACATTTAAGGTCACTGCACCGAAGATTCCGGTGGCGGCATAACTATCACCATCAGCGGTGATTTCTGTAACGGCACTGGACTTGGCGGCCATGAGTGGAACGGTCGCAGCAATAACAGCGGCAAGCGTTTTCTTCCTGAACAGGCTCTTGTTCATGCTTTCTTCCTTGCAGTAGCGGACTGAGATTTTTCCAATTTAAGAACTGGCTGATGTCCACTATCGGCAGGTAACAGGAAATACTTCAATAATAATTTCAATGCCTGTTGCTTTGTTGATAACTCTCAATAGCGTCCTGACGACGCTTGCTGAGCGTTAACTGTTCCTTTATGCGATCTCGTTCCAGCTGGCAGGTTGATATCATTTCCTGATAAAGCACCTGAAGCTCTTCAAGCAGCGGCTTTACTGCTTTGGCAGAAACGGGGTCACTTTTCAGGGCCTCATCAATGGCCTGGCGGGCTTCTGAATCCAAAGCGTTCAGCCTGGTCCAATCTCTGCTGCGAATAGCCTCCCCAAGATTATCAATAGACTTTTGCAGTCGCTTTTTGACAATGTCAGGTTTTTTCATGAGGAACCTCGATGGAATCAGAGATATAGGACGATGATCACTTTCTATATCGTTGAGTCGTTGTCATTGTTTAAGCTCGTCGATGACTGGTCGGCAAAACTTGTTCTTCATGCTTCTCACTTAATATGGTAAGAATGAAAGGACTTTAGATCATGTAAGCGCAAGCAGGAGGCGGCGTGAAAAGCCGATTCAAACACTATCCTTATGGGCTCAGTCTGATTTTACTGTCCGGTTTTTCAGCCATTGCTTCTATTGAAATGGCTTTTGCAGAAGAGACCGCCGACAAGCCAGCCGACCTGAGTCTCACTCAGGTTGTTGCGCCTCTGTTTTTTGTTATTGTGCTGATTTTTGCCCTGGCCTGGGTCGTAAAAAAACTGAACGTAGGCACGCCCGCCGTTGGCCAGGGGATAACCGTCGTTTCCAGCATTCCGGTTTCCAGTCAGGCCAGAGTCTGTCTGATTCGAATCGGCGAAAAGGATATCCTGCTGGGGGTCACCAATCAGCAAGTCAATTTAATTCACACCTTTGATGAGTCTCCCCTGCCTCCTGATAACAGGGGAAACCAGCAGGATTTTGCGGCACAATTCAAAAACCTGCTGAAAGGTAGTCGCTCGAAGTGAGCCACCGTCAATTTTTACACGAACAGCTCTTTTCTGGGCTTTGGACGGAATTGGGTAAATATCCGCTATACAGATGAGTGTCAGGATCAGGATAATGGGCAGAATAATAGAATACCCGTGACGTCGACTCATAGTGCTTTTTCACCCGATCTCCCTCGGCGTCGGCGGTGTAATAATCACCACGAATGACGATACGATAAAGACCCTCTTTGTCGTAACGATCAGGTGTCCATTCGACGGTAGCAACACCCGATTGCCATTTAAACCGGGTGGTCCAGTCATCATCTGTGGCAACCGTATCCCATGATTCTGTACAGTCATTCTTCTTCTGCACATAAAAAAAACTATCAAGATTCATACCCGATCCTGGGTGTGATGCAATATATTGAAGCTTCACTGACTGGCCTGAGTCGATGCTACCCTGACTGGCGGCCACTATCCTTCCATATCGGGCATCTTCTTTTTCCAGAACATCCTCCACATGAACATTGTCGTACAAATAACTCAAATCCAAAGGTACTGCTTCATCCACAGGAGGTGGCTGTTGTTTGCTTAATTGCCTGTAGAGACTGGAAAAAGCCTGCATCATGGCATTCAGTTCCCAGGGGCCAAATAAAGTGGAAGCGCCTTCATAATGCTGTTGGGAAAACTCCTCTGTTGTGGTCAGATAGCTGACATAATCGTTAGAATAACCGGCGATCACGATATTTCCGGGAAAAATACCTGAAAGTTCTGACAACCTGTTTCGAAGCCTTCTCCCAGCCATGGCCGTTGGTTCAACGGGCAACGCAGCAATCTGAACATTCCCCAATTTAGCCAGCATCAAGGGCAGGACTTCGGGCACCCAGGGCTGATTAATCACTTCCCGGTGCATATTGCCCGGGGGAAACACGCCGTTGAAATAGTGGAAGTTTTTCCCACGCCCCAACGACAGCATAACCGGCTTGGGCTTTTGACATTCCAGCTCTTCTTCTGACGGTGAGGTCAGAAAATTAGTGACTTTTCTGACCCACCATTGTTCATCACTGCGGCCCTCATAGGCCCCCAGTAATAGCCTCACCAGATAAGGTGGCCGACCATCTTCCGTGCCTGCGGCAAAACTGTACCCCATTGCCGGGCTACAGGTTTTAACCGGTTTCTGCTGTCCCGAATATTCCTGCCGGACTTCGTAGTTGGAAAAATCCACCCAGTTTTGCACCGACACAATGGGTCCAAACACTTTCCTGCCTTTGCTATTAAACATTTCCAGGGCTTTTTTAAACTGCCTTTTACCAATTTCCCTGACACTTTCATCGGGATTTTTACCGGGTCCGGTGCCATCAAGGTTCAGGTTGGGCGTCAGATCCCCAGCGTTCGTTTGTGGAAAAGCAGCAATAAAAGAAGGCACTCCCCAGTTGTACTTTGCATAACGTTCAAAAGCCCAGCTGGCATAGCCTTTGTTGTCACTGCTCAACAGGTGATTACTGCCGGGAAAAGAGACGCCATGGGTCGCAAACCAGGTGATGGCACCTAATGGTTTACCTTGCCGGGTAAACCTGAGTTGCTGAACAAACCGGTCGATAGGCTCTTGTTCGCTGGCATCCACATTATTTTCATAGGCCGGCAAAGAGCGATTGCTGCTGGCATTATCCAACAACCCCGTTTTCATCCAGACCTCTGAAGGAGCAAGGTCCGCATGAGCCATCCTGATGGCCTGAACAATGCCTGACACCATCTTTTCAAAAGTCCGGTCATCGAATACGCCATAGGGCATATTGTATAAAAAATGATGGGACTGACCGGCAGCGGCACTGTGGGTATGGGTCGCTGACAGGATGACGTTGTGACGGTTATAAAGAGCACCAAACTGCTGTTCCAGTCGGTTGAGAACCGCCTGATAAACACTGGCAAAGATAGCTCCGGCATCAATAACCACAATGGCAAGACGATGACCTTCGCCATCCTGACTCACGACAAATGCCCTGGCCCATTGGCGATCATTGATTCCGGCACTGATCTGGCTGCTCTCGGCATAGCCCATCATGCCACTGCCCACGGCTGGGCCGGTGATATCCGTTTTACTGACCCCAACCCAATAAGAAGCACTGGCCTGGGATACCAGAAAGAGAAGGGTTAAAAAGAGACCAACGGGAGTTAATGTGAGTCGGTTCATAAAAGCCTCTGCCTATTTAGGAAAAGGGAGTA contains these protein-coding regions:
- a CDS encoding transposase, which encodes MFGEHTDIQPLSTTALACPSLPFSLLPRPRLRKKPTKVLKSLQRHWEDLTRFVDDPGIPLDNNAAERALHNPVVGRKNYYGAGSEWSGQLTAWLFSIFVTLNLWGINLHTWLSGYLQACADNNRQPPDDLSEWLPWEMGEERLEVMRGHDPP
- a CDS encoding neutral/alkaline non-lysosomal ceramidase N-terminal domain-containing protein, giving the protein MNRLTLTPVGLFLTLLFLVSQASASYWVGVSKTDITGPAVGSGMMGYAESSQISAGINDRQWARAFVVSQDGEGHRLAIVVIDAGAIFASVYQAVLNRLEQQFGALYNRHNVILSATHTHSAAAGQSHHFLYNMPYGVFDDRTFEKMVSGIVQAIRMAHADLAPSEVWMKTGLLDNASSNRSLPAYENNVDASEQEPIDRFVQQLRFTRQGKPLGAITWFATHGVSFPGSNHLLSSDNKGYASWAFERYAKYNWGVPSFIAAFPQTNAGDLTPNLNLDGTGPGKNPDESVREIGKRQFKKALEMFNSKGRKVFGPIVSVQNWVDFSNYEVRQEYSGQQKPVKTCSPAMGYSFAAGTEDGRPPYLVRLLLGAYEGRSDEQWWVRKVTNFLTSPSEEELECQKPKPVMLSLGRGKNFHYFNGVFPPGNMHREVINQPWVPEVLPLMLAKLGNVQIAALPVEPTAMAGRRLRNRLSELSGIFPGNIVIAGYSNDYVSYLTTTEEFSQQHYEGASTLFGPWELNAMMQAFSSLYRQLSKQQPPPVDEAVPLDLSYLYDNVHVEDVLEKEDARYGRIVAASQGSIDSGQSVKLQYIASHPGSGMNLDSFFYVQKKNDCTESWDTVATDDDWTTRFKWQSGVATVEWTPDRYDKEGLYRIVIRGDYYTADAEGDRVKKHYESTSRVFYYSAHYPDPDTHLYSGYLPNSVQSPEKSCSCKN
- the fliO gene encoding flagellar biosynthetic protein FliO, producing MKSRFKHYPYGLSLILLSGFSAIASIEMAFAEETADKPADLSLTQVVAPLFFVIVLIFALAWVVKKLNVGTPAVGQGITVVSSIPVSSQARVCLIRIGEKDILLGVTNQQVNLIHTFDESPLPPDNRGNQQDFAAQFKNLLKGSRSK
- the imm45 gene encoding Imm45 family immunity protein; protein product: MKLVDCNMDWFSHGTVFRVPGKYPYENLVDFMVYDPAMIDRGQGLMVSSGYKAGLILVLLPKESSIKDSLYRRSIEKNWLIENWSQWVYPECPVSEVYVSEGYKADPL
- a CDS encoding autotransporter outer membrane beta-barrel domain-containing protein — protein: MNKSLFRKKTLAAVIAATVPLMAAKSSAVTEITADGDSYAATGIFGAVTLNVNAGATDEYAFILDADNGTFYVQGTLYQAVSINLDNPEGKAVLLYRDTNSGYAVNMSALSRLSAKGSAHGILLSNGDASVIQIDVGDTKLGGTIQVEDGDAYRIEEELLGTVTITGVLHGKTAIKATEGGKLGEDAAIVVKGGKLQSNGDTAVDFSGAGGDLLMSVNNGTIEGKVLGSAAHSGDTLNTGGNTTFTGDIENVETITVGNTGSDVTRFQGDIKHESDGANVKIYGTTSFDKSGSQTIEGDLTVDPTGLIITELDTDSDTDPALVVTGTATIDSGSKLKIIPSQEVMELGEAVQDAKIIEANTNLDVSGDVSDIPVEHSVLIDVSEITLDNDALEVDVTPRTRESLQEMIAKEGAGASTEKALAAMMAVITQDPTNSTSFNNFYNTIANITDVNKLAELARESKVNNSDAIQTTNVTVETKVKTNVLSHVRAVQEDEAPENGLAYGGSYTSQGFWLQVLGSDITQDDRKNDGGDQLFGFDADLNGLTLGTETTINDDYLVGAAFTVANADIDKHNSNDNSTIKNYQLSVYGSWEQENWFLDGVINIGRSNNQRSRYIDGFVDAPITSDYTSHQYGLTTILGMSQNFGAMKMVPMLGFNYTMVKSEAFKEEDKYATGFAMDVDSQKYQKVELGAGVELSQAFRVSKGEVEPSLRLMAWHDFKGDVVETTTSYLLLPGKEEPYKGADAVKNRYQVSANVTYRRNDNMSFVVGYELNKSSDYKAQNYFLRMKYDF